In a genomic window of Candidatus Coatesbacteria bacterium:
- a CDS encoding D-tyrosyl-tRNA(Tyr) deacylase yields MRVVLQHVSRAAVEVDGETVGEIGFGHLLLTAVAPTDDEAVLAWMADKVANLRVCRDDEGKLNRSLADVGGEFLVVSQFTLYGDCRKGRRPSYVNSAPPQIAEPLCTRFAELLRNKGFRVAEGVFGAHMRVSLVNDGPVTLILEREAG; encoded by the coding sequence ATGCGCGTCGTTCTCCAGCACGTCAGTCGGGCCGCCGTCGAGGTCGACGGCGAGACCGTCGGTGAAATCGGTTTCGGTCACCTGTTGCTGACGGCCGTCGCCCCGACGGACGACGAGGCCGTGCTGGCGTGGATGGCCGACAAGGTGGCCAACCTGCGGGTCTGCCGCGACGACGAGGGCAAGCTCAACCGCTCCCTGGCCGACGTCGGCGGCGAGTTCCTCGTCGTTAGTCAGTTCACCCTCTACGGCGACTGCCGCAAGGGCCGGCGGCCCAGCTACGTCAACAGCGCCCCGCCCCAGATCGCCGAGCCGCTGTGCACCCGCTTCGCCGAGCTGTTGAGGAACAAGGGCTTCCGGGTCGCCGAGGGCGTCTTCGGCGCTCACATGCGCGTCAGCCTGGTCAACGACGGCCCGGTGACGCTGATCCTGGAGCGCGAGGCGGGCTAG